A single genomic interval of Variovorax sp. PMC12 harbors:
- a CDS encoding response regulator — protein MRILLVEDEVDLAQALASALRQNQAVVDVAGSLREAEEAVLSAPHDVIVLDRGLPDGDGLSLVRFLRHNEISTAVLVLTAMTDVAERVLSLDGGADDYLAKPFSMDELMARVRALARRPAVRANFTMTLGQLSFDHHMRQAHVGDLNLTLPRRELLVLETLLEHRGRTVLRETMQDRVYGDKDEIQSNALDTHVSRLRSKLDKAGAQVEIHAIRGVGYLICAATPPNIG, from the coding sequence ATGAGAATCCTGCTCGTCGAAGACGAAGTCGACCTCGCGCAAGCCCTGGCCTCGGCCCTGCGGCAGAACCAGGCGGTGGTCGACGTGGCGGGCTCGCTGCGCGAGGCCGAGGAAGCGGTGCTGAGCGCGCCGCACGACGTGATCGTGCTCGACCGGGGCCTGCCCGACGGCGACGGACTGTCGCTGGTGCGCTTCCTGCGGCACAACGAGATTTCCACCGCCGTGCTGGTGCTCACGGCCATGACCGATGTCGCCGAGCGGGTGCTGAGCCTCGATGGCGGCGCCGACGACTACCTGGCCAAGCCCTTTTCGATGGACGAGCTGATGGCCCGCGTGCGCGCGCTGGCCAGGCGCCCCGCGGTGCGCGCCAACTTCACCATGACGCTGGGGCAGCTGAGCTTCGACCACCACATGCGGCAGGCCCACGTCGGTGACCTGAACCTCACGCTGCCGCGCCGCGAACTGCTGGTGCTCGAGACGCTGCTCGAGCACCGCGGCCGCACCGTGCTGCGCGAGACCATGCAGGACCGCGTCTACGGCGACAAGGACGAGATCCAGTCGAACGCGCTCGACACCCACGTGTCGCGGCTGCGCTCCAAGCTCGACAAGGCCGGCGCGCAGGTCGAGATCCATGCGATACGCGGCGTGGGCTACCTGATCTGCGCGGCTACGCCGCCGAACATCGGATGA
- a CDS encoding oxidoreductase-like domain-containing protein, with translation MNPIDRLPEPTNLAEAQALIVCVQALLDAQGVVLRPPPPEPTTCCGRGCNGCVWEGWLAAVNYWRDEASLLLG, from the coding sequence ATGAACCCCATCGACCGGCTGCCGGAACCCACCAACCTCGCCGAAGCGCAAGCGCTGATCGTGTGCGTGCAGGCGCTGCTCGACGCGCAAGGCGTCGTCCTGCGCCCACCGCCGCCCGAGCCCACCACCTGCTGCGGGCGGGGCTGCAACGGCTGCGTGTGGGAGGGCTGGCTCGCGGCGGTGAACTACTGGCGGGACGAGGCTTCGCTGTTGCTGGGGTGA
- a CDS encoding ABC transporter ATP-binding protein, with the protein MADASLATNTAAPFVDFQDVWLAYNEELLRANHFAVEAIDLKVRRGEFIAIVGPSGCGKSTFMKLTTGLKMPSMGKIRIDGQPVTGPLKISGMAFQAPSLLPWRTTVDNVLLPLEIVEPYRSNFKSKRKEYEERARRLLQKVGLGGYEDKFPWQLSGGMQQRASICRALIHEPKMLLLDEPFGALDAFTREELWCILRDLWTEQQFNVILVTHDLRESVFLADTVYVMSKSPGRFVVKREIELPRPRELELTYTKEFTDIVLELRGHIGAIRNTGISAAQTAAAVSH; encoded by the coding sequence ATGGCGGACGCATCGCTCGCAACAAATACGGCCGCCCCCTTCGTCGACTTCCAGGACGTCTGGCTCGCCTACAACGAGGAGCTGCTTCGCGCCAACCACTTCGCGGTCGAGGCCATCGACCTGAAGGTCAGGCGCGGCGAGTTCATCGCCATCGTCGGCCCCTCGGGCTGCGGCAAGTCGACCTTCATGAAGCTCACCACCGGGCTGAAGATGCCGTCGATGGGCAAGATCCGCATCGACGGCCAGCCCGTGACCGGGCCGCTCAAGATCTCGGGCATGGCCTTCCAGGCGCCGTCGCTGCTGCCGTGGCGCACCACCGTCGACAACGTGCTGCTGCCGCTGGAGATCGTCGAACCCTACCGCTCCAACTTCAAGTCGAAACGCAAGGAATACGAGGAGCGTGCCCGCCGGCTGCTGCAGAAGGTGGGCCTCGGCGGCTATGAAGACAAGTTCCCGTGGCAGCTCTCGGGCGGCATGCAGCAGCGCGCGAGCATCTGCCGCGCGCTCATCCACGAGCCCAAGATGCTGCTGCTCGACGAGCCCTTCGGCGCGCTCGACGCTTTCACGCGCGAAGAGCTGTGGTGCATCCTGCGCGACCTGTGGACCGAGCAGCAGTTCAACGTGATCCTGGTCACGCACGACCTGCGCGAATCGGTGTTCCTGGCCGACACGGTGTACGTGATGAGCAAGAGCCCGGGGCGCTTCGTGGTCAAGCGAGAGATCGAGCTGCCGCGCCCGCGCGAACTGGAGCTGACCTACACCAAGGAGTTCACCGACATCGTGCTGGAGCTGCGCGGGCACATCGGCGCCATCCGCAACACCGGCATCAGCGCGGCGCAGACCGCCGCCGCCGTGTCCCACTGA
- a CDS encoding ABC transporter substrate-binding protein — protein MNKRHLLQSFLAASALSFGLAPAFAQTSTPIKFQLDWRFEGPAALFLHPAAKGYFKAAGLDVTIDAGNGSGGTVTRVASGAYDMGFADLAALMEFHANNPDSPNKPVAVMMVYNNTPASVMALKKSGITKPGDLTGKKLGAPVFDAGRRAFPIFAKANNIGAVNWTAMDPTLRETMLMRGDIDAITGFTFTSLLNLEARGAKAADVVILPYPDYGVKLYGNVIIASPKLIKENPAAVKKFLSAFAKGAKEVIANPAVAIESVKARDGIIDSKLETRRLQLAIDTVINSADARAEGFGAVNSGRMSLMASQVSDAFATKTRVNPDAVWTSAMLPPAAELNVLTKK, from the coding sequence ATGAACAAGCGCCACCTGCTCCAGTCCTTCCTCGCCGCCTCGGCGCTCAGCTTCGGCCTTGCTCCGGCCTTCGCGCAGACCTCGACGCCGATCAAGTTCCAGCTCGACTGGCGCTTCGAAGGGCCGGCCGCGTTGTTCCTGCATCCCGCCGCCAAGGGCTACTTCAAGGCCGCCGGCCTCGACGTGACCATCGACGCGGGCAACGGCTCGGGCGGCACCGTCACGCGCGTGGCCTCGGGCGCCTACGACATGGGTTTCGCCGACCTCGCGGCGCTGATGGAGTTCCACGCCAACAACCCCGACAGCCCCAACAAGCCGGTCGCGGTGATGATGGTCTACAACAACACGCCGGCCTCGGTCATGGCGCTCAAGAAGAGCGGCATCACCAAGCCGGGCGACCTCACCGGCAAGAAGCTGGGCGCGCCGGTGTTCGACGCGGGCCGCCGCGCGTTCCCCATCTTCGCCAAGGCCAACAACATCGGCGCCGTCAACTGGACCGCGATGGACCCGACGCTGCGCGAGACCATGCTGATGCGCGGCGACATCGACGCCATCACCGGCTTCACCTTCACCTCGCTGCTCAACCTCGAGGCGCGCGGCGCCAAGGCGGCCGACGTGGTGATCCTGCCCTACCCCGACTACGGCGTGAAGCTGTACGGCAACGTCATCATCGCCTCGCCCAAGCTCATCAAGGAGAACCCGGCGGCGGTGAAGAAATTCCTCTCGGCCTTTGCCAAGGGCGCGAAGGAAGTCATCGCCAACCCGGCCGTGGCCATCGAGTCGGTGAAGGCGCGCGACGGCATCATCGACAGCAAGCTCGAAACCCGCCGGCTGCAGCTGGCGATCGACACCGTCATCAACAGCGCCGATGCGCGCGCCGAGGGCTTCGGCGCGGTGAACTCGGGCCGCATGTCGCTCATGGCCTCGCAGGTGTCCGACGCCTTCGCCACCAAGACGCGCGTGAACCCCGACGCCGTGTGGACCTCGGCCATGCTGCCGCCGGCGGCCGAACTCAACGTCCTGACGAAGAAGTGA
- the lpxO gene encoding lipid A hydroxylase LpxO — MKWVILAIFALSALYVHFRGQVRHRFFRQLSDHSTFLAPLNVFMYLFSKVPGTPYLSPAQFPEMRILEENWEVIREEALAMRNGGSIKASSQFNDVGFNSFFKSGWKRFYLKWYDEAHPSAAVLCPRTTELLKGIGTIKAAMFAELPPGSRLVRHRDPFAGSLRYHLGLWTPGVEGCYIDVDGQRYHWRDGEAVVFDETFIHYAENTTDHDRVILFCDIERPLKYRWASAVNRWFAKNLLAAASSPNDAGDKTGGINRAFKYIYQIRVVGKRLKAWDKRVYYLVKWAIFGGLALWIFW; from the coding sequence ATGAAGTGGGTCATTCTTGCCATCTTCGCGCTCAGCGCGCTCTACGTTCATTTCCGCGGCCAGGTACGGCATCGTTTCTTCAGACAGCTCTCTGATCACTCGACCTTCCTCGCCCCGCTGAACGTCTTCATGTACCTTTTCTCGAAGGTACCCGGTACGCCGTACCTGTCGCCCGCGCAGTTCCCCGAGATGCGCATCCTCGAGGAGAACTGGGAAGTCATCCGCGAGGAAGCCCTGGCCATGCGCAACGGCGGCAGCATCAAGGCCTCGAGCCAGTTCAACGACGTGGGCTTCAACTCGTTCTTCAAGAGCGGCTGGAAGCGCTTCTACCTCAAGTGGTACGACGAGGCGCATCCCTCGGCCGCCGTGTTGTGCCCGCGCACGACCGAGCTGCTCAAGGGCATCGGCACCATCAAGGCCGCGATGTTCGCGGAGCTGCCCCCGGGCAGCCGCCTGGTGCGCCACCGCGATCCGTTCGCGGGCTCGCTGCGCTACCACCTGGGCCTGTGGACGCCGGGCGTCGAGGGCTGCTACATCGACGTGGACGGCCAGCGCTACCACTGGCGCGACGGCGAGGCGGTGGTGTTCGACGAGACCTTCATCCACTACGCCGAGAACACGACCGACCACGATCGCGTGATCCTGTTCTGCGACATCGAGCGCCCGTTGAAGTACCGCTGGGCCAGTGCGGTGAACCGCTGGTTCGCCAAGAACCTGCTTGCCGCGGCCAGTTCGCCCAACGACGCGGGCGACAAGACCGGCGGCATCAACCGCGCATTCAAGTACATCTACCAGATCCGCGTGGTCGGCAAGCGCCTGAAGGCATGGGACAAGCGGGTGTACTACCTCGTGAAGTGGGCCATCTTCGGCGGCCTGGCCCTCTGGATCTTCTGGTAA
- a CDS encoding sensor histidine kinase, with translation MMQALAQRWKNWKQPSLMRRLLLAQMGVVALLWTMAVALLLYDSYEDPELLKYDKIFQTVLAISQNTADHPDKQQETLAAFDAALLETVGDGDAASDSAPVMQVWQGDRLIYRSTAAVPVILNSVPNRIETVKAGNREWRARTLVSPTTDTRVMLAEPSVWRLTVTVMYRGYYLLPLVISLPFLVFPAWLSVRLALRPWRQVSKETAERGPADLTPLSYTPPHKELQPLVQSINSLLQRVRDSTSRERSLIADAAHELRTPLAAMRVNVEALKEQSTDEGQRELMGNLLRSNDRAARLVGQLLQLMRSDAVPDNALPVMLSLDALVQDRLAMIEGLASARGIELELVCEDNVPVLGERESLVSMIDNLVNNAIKYSPAGGTVMVHVAHEGPHALLTVSDQGPGIPAALRERVFDRFFRNPDQTQSGSGLGLAIVKSVVDRHGGEVTLGETAEGGLLATVRLPLAMAEAPQPMLCS, from the coding sequence ATGATGCAGGCGCTGGCGCAGCGCTGGAAGAACTGGAAACAACCTTCCCTCATGCGGCGCCTGCTGCTGGCGCAGATGGGCGTGGTGGCCTTGCTATGGACCATGGCCGTCGCGCTGCTGCTGTACGACTCGTACGAAGACCCGGAACTGCTGAAGTACGACAAGATCTTCCAGACCGTGCTGGCGATCTCGCAGAACACGGCCGACCATCCCGACAAGCAGCAGGAAACGCTGGCAGCCTTCGACGCGGCGCTGCTCGAGACGGTGGGCGACGGCGACGCCGCGTCCGATTCCGCCCCGGTCATGCAGGTGTGGCAGGGCGACAGGCTGATCTACAGGTCGACCGCGGCGGTGCCCGTGATCCTCAACTCGGTGCCGAACCGCATCGAGACAGTGAAGGCCGGCAACCGCGAATGGCGCGCGCGCACGCTGGTGTCGCCCACCACGGACACCCGCGTCATGCTGGCCGAACCCAGCGTGTGGCGCCTGACCGTGACCGTGATGTACCGGGGCTACTACCTGCTGCCGCTGGTCATCAGCCTGCCGTTCCTGGTGTTCCCGGCGTGGCTGTCGGTGCGGCTTGCGCTGAGGCCCTGGCGCCAGGTGAGCAAGGAAACCGCCGAGCGGGGTCCCGCCGACCTCACGCCGCTGTCGTACACGCCGCCGCACAAGGAGCTGCAGCCGCTGGTGCAGAGCATCAACAGCCTGCTGCAGCGGGTGCGCGACAGCACCTCGCGCGAGCGCAGCCTGATCGCCGATGCGGCGCACGAACTGCGAACGCCGCTGGCCGCCATGCGCGTGAACGTCGAGGCCCTGAAGGAGCAGAGCACCGACGAGGGCCAGCGCGAGCTCATGGGCAACCTGTTGCGCAGCAACGACCGCGCGGCCCGGCTGGTGGGGCAGCTGCTGCAGCTCATGCGCAGCGATGCGGTCCCGGACAACGCGCTGCCGGTGATGCTGTCGCTCGACGCGCTGGTGCAGGACCGCCTCGCCATGATCGAGGGCCTGGCCAGCGCCCGGGGCATCGAGCTGGAGCTGGTGTGCGAAGACAACGTGCCGGTGCTGGGCGAACGCGAGAGCCTGGTCTCGATGATCGACAACCTCGTCAACAACGCCATCAAGTACAGCCCCGCGGGCGGCACGGTGATGGTCCACGTGGCGCACGAGGGCCCGCATGCGCTGCTGACGGTGTCCGACCAGGGACCGGGCATTCCGGCGGCGCTGCGCGAGCGGGTGTTCGACCGCTTCTTCCGCAACCCCGACCAGACCCAGAGCGGCAGCGGGCTGGGCCTGGCCATCGTGAAGTCGGTGGTCGACCGGCACGGCGGCGAGGTGACGCTCGGCGAAACCGCCGAAGGCGGCCTGCTGGCGACGGTGCGGCTGCCGCTGGCGATGGCCGAGGCGCCGCAGCCCATGCTCTGCAGCTGA
- a CDS encoding ABC transporter permease: protein MKNTKQIERWSPWLLLVAVLLLWQVICAGFEVSDFIFPSPLRIWNQFWEFKEIIAGHAWRTFWVTMAGFGLAIVVGVLMGFVIGSSRIAYAAIYPLMTAFNALPKAAFVPILVVWFGIGVGPAILTAFLISFFPIMVNIATGLATLEPELEDVLRVLGAKRWDVLMKIGLPRSMPYFFGSLKVAITLAFVGTTVSEMTAANEGIGYLLISAGSAMQMGLAFAGLMVVGAMAMLMYELFSVIEKHTTGWAHRGSQNQ, encoded by the coding sequence ATGAAGAACACCAAGCAAATCGAACGCTGGTCGCCGTGGCTGCTGCTCGTGGCGGTGCTCCTGCTGTGGCAGGTCATCTGCGCGGGCTTCGAGGTCTCCGACTTCATCTTCCCCAGCCCCCTGCGCATCTGGAACCAGTTCTGGGAGTTCAAGGAAATCATCGCGGGCCACGCGTGGCGCACCTTCTGGGTCACGATGGCGGGCTTCGGCCTGGCGATCGTGGTGGGCGTGCTGATGGGCTTCGTCATCGGCAGCTCGCGCATCGCGTATGCGGCGATCTACCCGCTCATGACGGCATTCAACGCACTGCCCAAGGCGGCCTTCGTGCCGATCCTGGTGGTGTGGTTCGGCATCGGCGTGGGCCCGGCGATCCTCACGGCCTTCCTGATCAGCTTCTTCCCGATCATGGTCAACATCGCGACCGGCCTCGCGACGCTGGAGCCCGAACTCGAAGACGTGCTGCGCGTGCTCGGCGCCAAGCGCTGGGACGTACTCATGAAGATCGGCCTGCCGCGCTCCATGCCCTACTTCTTCGGCTCGCTGAAGGTCGCGATCACGCTGGCCTTCGTCGGCACCACGGTGAGCGAGATGACGGCGGCCAACGAAGGCATCGGCTACCTGCTGATCTCCGCCGGCTCCGCCATGCAGATGGGCCTGGCTTTCGCGGGCCTGATGGTGGTGGGTGCGATGGCGATGCTGATGTACGAACTCTTCAGCGTGATCGAGAAGCACACCACGGGGTGGGCGCACCGCGGCTCGCAGAACCAGTAG
- a CDS encoding NADP-dependent malic enzyme produces MAAPLSPAEEALREAAREYHRSPVKGKISITPTKPLLNQRDLSLAYSPGVAYPCLDIAADPSLAAEFTARGNLVGVITNGTAVLGLGNIGPLASKPVMEGKGCLFKKFAGIDVFDIELAENDPDKLVDIIAALEPTLGGINLEDIKAPECFYIEKKLRERMNIPVFHDDQHGTAIISAAALLNGLELVGKKIEEVKIAVSGAGAAAIACLDVMVGLGAKPANIYACDSKGLIYMGRAGGFDESKARYAQKDTGARTLADVVKDADVFLGCSAPGVMTAEMVKTMGTQPIILALANPEPEIRPELAKAVRPDCIIATGRSDYPNQVNNVLCFPYIFRGALDCGASKITEEMKLACVREIADLTKADISEEVATAYAGQELAFGPDYIIPKPFDSRLILRIAPAVAKAAAASGVASRPIEDMEAYRQHLTRFVYQTGMFMRPVFSAAKIAAAKRVAYAEGEDERVLRAAQLAVDEGLAQPILVGRPAVIEARIKKAGLHIRVGTDVEVVDPEDDPRFRIYWESFHKLMGRRGVTPEAAKTMVRRSNTIIAALMLHLGDADAMICGLVGRFDVHLEHIRNLIGLKRGAPGFATLNALTLEKRTVFITDTNVNEDPSAELLASIAMMAAEEVRRFGLPPKVAFLSHSNYGTSSRGSARKMRLARDLFAQMAPDIECDGEMHGDSALSEEIRRTALPETTLTGEANLLVCPNLDSAHILYNVLKMTGANGITVGPILLGAAGSAHVLTPTSTVRRIVNMTALAVANATTALK; encoded by the coding sequence CCTGCAGAAGAAGCACTTCGCGAGGCAGCGCGCGAGTACCACCGCTCGCCCGTCAAGGGCAAGATCTCGATCACCCCGACCAAGCCCCTGCTGAACCAGCGCGACCTGTCGCTGGCGTATTCGCCGGGCGTGGCCTATCCCTGTCTCGACATCGCGGCCGACCCGTCGCTGGCGGCCGAATTCACCGCCCGTGGCAACCTGGTGGGTGTCATCACCAACGGCACGGCCGTGCTGGGCCTGGGCAACATCGGCCCGCTGGCGTCCAAGCCGGTGATGGAAGGCAAGGGCTGCCTGTTCAAGAAATTCGCCGGCATCGACGTGTTCGACATCGAGCTGGCCGAGAACGACCCCGACAAGCTGGTCGACATCATCGCGGCGCTGGAGCCCACGCTGGGCGGCATCAACCTGGAAGACATCAAGGCGCCCGAGTGCTTCTACATCGAGAAGAAGCTGCGCGAGCGCATGAACATCCCGGTGTTCCATGACGACCAGCACGGCACGGCCATCATCTCGGCCGCGGCCCTCCTCAACGGCCTGGAACTGGTCGGCAAGAAGATCGAGGAAGTGAAGATCGCGGTCTCCGGCGCCGGCGCCGCCGCCATCGCCTGCCTCGACGTGATGGTCGGCCTGGGCGCCAAGCCCGCCAACATCTACGCCTGCGACTCCAAGGGCCTGATCTACATGGGCCGCGCGGGCGGTTTCGACGAATCCAAGGCACGCTACGCCCAGAAAGACACCGGCGCCCGCACCCTTGCCGACGTGGTGAAGGACGCCGATGTGTTCCTGGGCTGCTCGGCCCCGGGCGTGATGACGGCAGAGATGGTCAAGACCATGGGCACGCAACCCATCATCCTGGCGCTGGCCAACCCCGAGCCTGAAATTCGCCCCGAACTGGCCAAGGCCGTTCGGCCGGACTGCATCATCGCCACCGGCCGTTCGGACTATCCGAACCAGGTCAACAACGTGCTGTGCTTCCCCTACATCTTCCGCGGCGCGCTCGATTGCGGCGCCAGCAAGATCACGGAAGAAATGAAGCTGGCCTGCGTGCGCGAGATCGCCGACCTCACCAAGGCCGACATCAGCGAGGAGGTGGCCACCGCCTACGCCGGCCAGGAGCTGGCCTTCGGCCCCGACTACATCATTCCCAAGCCCTTCGACTCGCGCCTGATCCTGCGCATCGCGCCGGCGGTGGCCAAGGCGGCCGCGGCTTCGGGCGTGGCCTCGCGACCGATCGAGGACATGGAGGCCTACCGCCAGCACCTGACGCGCTTCGTCTACCAGACCGGCATGTTCATGCGCCCGGTCTTCAGCGCCGCCAAGATCGCCGCCGCCAAGCGCGTGGCGTACGCCGAGGGCGAGGACGAGCGCGTGCTGCGCGCCGCCCAACTGGCCGTCGACGAAGGCCTGGCACAGCCGATCCTGGTCGGCCGCCCCGCCGTGATCGAGGCGCGCATCAAGAAGGCCGGCCTGCACATCCGAGTCGGCACGGACGTGGAAGTCGTCGACCCCGAGGACGATCCGCGCTTTCGCATCTACTGGGAGAGCTTCCACAAGCTCATGGGCCGCCGCGGCGTCACGCCCGAGGCCGCCAAGACCATGGTGCGCCGCTCCAACACCATCATCGCCGCGCTGATGCTGCACCTGGGTGACGCCGACGCCATGATCTGCGGCCTCGTCGGGCGCTTCGACGTGCATCTGGAGCACATCCGCAACCTGATCGGCCTGAAGCGCGGCGCGCCCGGCTTCGCGACGCTGAACGCGCTCACGCTGGAAAAGCGCACCGTCTTCATCACCGACACCAACGTGAACGAAGACCCGAGCGCCGAGCTGCTGGCCAGCATCGCCATGATGGCCGCCGAGGAAGTGCGCCGCTTCGGGCTGCCGCCGAAGGTGGCCTTCCTCTCGCACTCGAACTACGGCACCTCCAGCCGCGGCTCGGCACGCAAGATGCGCCTGGCGCGCGACCTGTTCGCGCAGATGGCGCCCGACATCGAGTGCGACGGCGAGATGCACGGCGACTCGGCACTGTCGGAAGAAATCCGCCGCACCGCCCTGCCCGAGACCACGCTCACCGGCGAAGCCAACCTGCTGGTGTGCCCGAACCTGGACTCGGCGCACATCCTCTACAACGTGCTGAAGATGACGGGCGCCAACGGCATCACTGTCGGCCCGATCCTGCTGGGCGCGGCGGGTTCGGCGCATGTGCTGACGCCCACGTCGACCGTGCGGCGCATCGTCAACATGACGGCGCTGGCGGTGGCGAACGCAACGACCGCGCTGAAGTAA
- a CDS encoding phosphatase PAP2 family protein, whose protein sequence is MTSRPATSSPLPSRPWYLALGHRIATLWLVKMIGTTVGISGFFVVYFWVMHHPPSAPTVMPLTRLDHWVGVSGDAMVLYGSLWFYISLAPAFAKDKAQLQACARDAAIMAAIGLMVFWFFPTTVPVFPVDWSQYPALQFLKATDVGGNAFPSLHVAFAVFTAVLLRRQLRSVQAPAWVQALNMLWALGIVYSTLATRQHVLLDVLGGTLLAAVVCRAGSPRGELVPAGA, encoded by the coding sequence ATGACCTCCCGCCCGGCGACTTCCTCCCCTCTGCCTTCGCGGCCCTGGTACCTGGCGTTGGGCCATCGGATCGCCACGCTCTGGCTGGTGAAGATGATCGGCACCACCGTCGGCATCTCGGGCTTCTTCGTCGTGTACTTCTGGGTGATGCACCACCCGCCTTCGGCGCCGACGGTGATGCCGCTCACGCGCCTCGACCACTGGGTGGGCGTGAGCGGCGACGCGATGGTGCTCTACGGCTCGCTGTGGTTCTACATCTCGCTGGCGCCAGCCTTCGCGAAGGACAAGGCGCAACTCCAAGCCTGCGCGCGTGACGCCGCCATCATGGCGGCCATCGGCCTCATGGTGTTCTGGTTCTTTCCCACGACAGTGCCGGTGTTCCCGGTCGACTGGTCGCAATATCCGGCGCTGCAGTTCCTGAAAGCCACAGACGTGGGCGGCAATGCGTTCCCGTCGCTGCATGTCGCGTTCGCGGTGTTCACCGCGGTGCTGCTGCGGCGTCAGCTGCGCAGCGTGCAGGCACCGGCGTGGGTGCAGGCACTGAACATGCTGTGGGCGCTTGGCATCGTCTACTCGACGCTGGCGACGCGGCAGCATGTGCTGCTCGACGTGCTGGGCGGCACGTTGCTTGCTGCCGTCGTGTGCCGGGCAGGCAGCCCGCGCGGCGAGCTGGTGCCGGCCGGGGCCTGA
- a CDS encoding sensor histidine kinase, which translates to MSLSLLSLRWRLIWSLILLQVVVGSLVLGGFIGLAWVAGRIVDETGQETIAVIQRALTRDAEGRLAVAPTPEIRRLDEADSSFWFIARDAAGSEVRHGDVPAKYAGLATTLDGMERLTIDPSKDNTQPKARFERVETDATGPVNVVAQTGAPLTVKTTLKGTGLVFLFLVAPMALVTCLGVILATPFVVKRGLKGVVATAEHAESIDVHERTTRLPLANVASEIRPLVNAVNRAFDRLNEGYDRQERFLADAAHELRTPITTLQIHLERLPHDPLKVKLRQASARLATLAEQLLDLQRLDRIASHDAQVDLKPLCERVAADIAPLAIMNRCTLSVDAPRALLVRGDAPSLERALTNLIQNAIEHGGQGCDIQVRLWEPSGFEVLDSGPGIPEADRERVVAPFHRLVPRGRGAGLGLHLVAEVARLHGGQLTIGSSESGGARMRLELNLAA; encoded by the coding sequence ATGAGCCTGAGCCTGCTCTCGCTGCGCTGGCGGCTGATCTGGAGCCTGATCCTGCTGCAGGTGGTGGTGGGTTCGCTGGTGCTGGGCGGCTTCATCGGCCTGGCGTGGGTGGCCGGCCGCATCGTCGACGAGACCGGGCAGGAGACCATCGCGGTGATCCAGCGCGCGCTCACGCGCGACGCCGAAGGTCGGCTCGCCGTTGCGCCGACCCCCGAAATCCGGCGCCTGGACGAGGCCGACTCTTCGTTCTGGTTCATCGCGCGCGACGCCGCGGGCTCCGAAGTGCGCCACGGCGATGTACCCGCGAAGTACGCCGGCCTGGCGACCACGCTCGACGGCATGGAGCGCCTGACCATCGACCCGTCGAAGGACAACACCCAGCCCAAGGCCCGCTTCGAACGCGTGGAAACCGACGCGACGGGCCCCGTCAACGTGGTGGCCCAGACCGGCGCGCCGCTCACCGTCAAGACCACGCTCAAGGGCACGGGCCTGGTGTTTCTCTTTCTGGTGGCGCCGATGGCGCTGGTGACCTGCCTTGGCGTGATCCTGGCCACGCCCTTCGTGGTCAAGCGCGGGCTCAAGGGCGTGGTGGCCACCGCCGAGCATGCGGAGAGCATCGACGTGCACGAGCGCACCACGCGGCTGCCGCTGGCCAACGTGGCAAGCGAGATCCGCCCGCTGGTCAACGCCGTGAACCGGGCCTTCGACCGGCTCAACGAAGGCTACGACCGGCAGGAGCGCTTCCTGGCCGATGCCGCGCACGAGCTGCGCACGCCCATCACCACCCTGCAGATCCACCTGGAGCGGCTGCCCCACGATCCGCTCAAGGTGAAGCTCAGGCAGGCCTCCGCGCGGCTGGCCACGCTGGCCGAGCAACTGCTCGATTTGCAGCGGCTGGACCGCATCGCCTCGCACGACGCGCAGGTCGATCTGAAGCCGCTGTGCGAGCGCGTGGCGGCCGACATCGCGCCGCTGGCGATCATGAACCGCTGCACGCTGTCGGTCGATGCGCCCCGGGCGCTGCTGGTGCGCGGCGACGCGCCCTCGCTCGAACGCGCGCTCACCAACCTGATCCAGAACGCCATCGAGCACGGCGGGCAGGGCTGCGACATCCAGGTGCGGCTGTGGGAGCCCTCAGGCTTCGAGGTGCTCGACTCCGGGCCGGGCATTCCGGAGGCCGACCGCGAGCGCGTGGTGGCGCCGTTCCACCGGCTGGTGCCGCGCGGGCGCGGCGCGGGGCTCGGCCTGCACCTGGTGGCCGAGGTCGCGCGGCTGCACGGCGGCCAGCTCACGATCGGCTCGAGCGAATCGGGAGGTGCAAGGATGCGGCTCGAACTGAACCTGGCGGCCTGA